Proteins from a genomic interval of Sandaracinaceae bacterium:
- the purE gene encoding 5-(carboxyamino)imidazole ribonucleotide mutase, whose product MGSKSDWDTMRHACETLSTLGVPYEKRVVSAHRTPDLLFEYAKGAEGRGIEIIIAGAGGAAHLPGMIASQTALPVLGVPVKSRALNGLDSLLSIVQMPGGVPVGTLAIGDSGAKNAALLACAMLGAKHPPLREAYRAWREAQTEKVLAHPDPSEDTGAAR is encoded by the coding sequence ATGGGGAGCAAGTCCGATTGGGACACCATGCGCCACGCGTGCGAGACGCTCTCCACCCTCGGGGTCCCGTACGAGAAGCGCGTGGTGAGCGCGCACCGTACGCCAGACCTGCTCTTCGAGTACGCAAAAGGCGCGGAAGGCCGCGGCATCGAGATCATCATCGCCGGCGCGGGCGGCGCGGCGCACCTGCCGGGCATGATCGCGAGCCAGACCGCGCTCCCCGTGCTCGGCGTCCCGGTCAAGTCCCGCGCCCTCAACGGCCTCGACTCGCTCCTGTCGATCGTGCAGATGCCCGGCGGCGTGCCGGTGGGCACCCTGGCCATCGGCGACTCGGGCGCCAAGAACGCCGCGCTCCTCGCCTGCGCGATGCTGGGCGCCAAGCACCCACCGCTCCGGGAGGCGTACCGCGCGTGGCGCGAGGCCCAGACCGAGAAGGTGCTCGCCCACCCCGATCCGAGCGAGGACACGGGCGCGGCGCGATGA